From one Alkalibaculum bacchi genomic stretch:
- the yedF gene encoding sulfurtransferase-like selenium metabolism protein YedF: MNKTLDFKGKACPIPVVETKKVLSSLDEGDIVEVIVDNFIAIQNLNKLAQQTKSNFSYKKVNEDNYIAEFVVSAKINAKADLEIECNLNSNISNTIVVLSSDKMGEGDEKLGHILMKGFIYALTEQEVLPKTVLLYNNGAKLSVEDSDSLADLKLLESQGVEIMTCGTCLNHYGLTEKLAVGTVTNMYVIAEKQMQAGKIIQP, translated from the coding sequence GTGAATAAAACATTAGACTTCAAAGGAAAAGCATGCCCTATCCCTGTTGTTGAGACAAAAAAAGTCTTATCTTCCCTAGATGAAGGAGATATAGTTGAAGTAATCGTGGATAATTTTATTGCTATTCAGAATTTAAATAAATTAGCGCAACAGACTAAGAGCAATTTTTCATATAAAAAAGTTAATGAAGATAACTATATAGCAGAATTTGTAGTTTCAGCGAAGATAAATGCGAAAGCGGATTTAGAGATAGAATGTAATCTAAATTCAAATATATCAAATACAATAGTAGTTCTTTCTTCCGATAAAATGGGAGAAGGAGATGAGAAACTAGGCCATATTTTAATGAAGGGATTTATTTACGCCTTAACAGAACAAGAAGTTCTCCCCAAAACAGTTCTCCTTTACAATAATGGAGCTAAATTATCTGTAGAAGATTCAGATTCACTTGCCGATTTAAAGCTGTTGGAGTCACAAGGAGTTGAAATCATGACGTGCGGCACTTGCTTAAATCATTACGGATTAACGGAAAAACTTGCAGTTGGAACAGTTACAAACATGTATGTAATTGCAGAAAAACAAATGCAAGCAGGAAAGATCATTCAACCATGA
- a CDS encoding nucleotidyltransferase family protein, producing MRRKVNAILLAAGYSKRFIENKLLYPVKGKPMYFHTVEKVLKLHLNSTIVVTQYPVIAEQLKDSKVTVVHNENSYLGLSSSIKLGLQSDLSADGYLFVTCDMPFLQLDTLEKIVSAFEDSDKGIICAASPDLYGNPSLFSRKYLEELLRLKGDIGGKIVMKNHLDDLQKIMVRSPKELSDIDTVGDLSLL from the coding sequence ATGAGGCGGAAAGTAAATGCTATACTCCTTGCAGCTGGTTATAGCAAAAGGTTTATTGAAAACAAATTGCTATATCCCGTCAAGGGGAAACCGATGTATTTTCACACTGTTGAAAAAGTACTTAAGCTACACCTGAATAGCACAATCGTCGTAACTCAATACCCAGTCATTGCAGAACAGCTTAAAGATAGCAAAGTAACAGTTGTCCATAATGAAAATAGCTATTTAGGATTATCTAGTTCCATAAAACTGGGCTTACAAAGTGATTTGAGTGCTGATGGATATCTTTTTGTAACCTGTGACATGCCATTTCTTCAACTAGATACCCTTGAAAAGATCGTTTCAGCCTTTGAAGATAGTGACAAGGGTATTATCTGCGCCGCTAGTCCTGACCTTTATGGAAACCCTTCCTTATTTTCTAGAAAATACCTAGAAGAGCTATTAAGGCTAAAAGGGGACATTGGTGGAAAAATCGTCATGAAGAATCACCTAGATGATTTGCAGAAAATCATGGTTCGTTCACCGAAAGAGTTATCAGATATCGATACTGTAGGGGATTTATCGCTTCTATAA
- a CDS encoding aminotransferase class V-fold PLP-dependent enzyme: MIYLDHAATSYHKPKEVAEAVYNAIQGVGNCGRGAHGASLDSSRIIYKTRVALSSFFNVKDPSRVVLTSNATESLNIAIQGLLKPGDHCISTTVEHNSVLRPLYHMESCGVELTLIPADQKGCISINDIESAISSKTKAIVINHSSNVTGNVTDIESIGRLCHKHKLLFILDASQTAGIIPIDMQNNNISALCCSGHKSLLGPQGTGVLCLAKGVSPTPLLFGGTGVDSFSEKMPDKLPTSLEAGTLNTHSFAGLLASINYIVHYEQINIYNKANDFAQYFIEKASCIPGITMYGDFNALVRTPVVSLNIRDTDSGIISDELYDRYGVATRAGMHCAPGVHEVFNTVNQGMVRFSFSHFNTIEEVEAAIDALRMIEEGIL; the protein is encoded by the coding sequence ATGATTTACTTGGATCATGCAGCAACTTCATACCATAAGCCTAAAGAAGTAGCTGAAGCTGTATATAATGCAATACAAGGTGTGGGAAACTGTGGTAGAGGGGCTCATGGTGCTTCTCTAGATTCTAGCCGTATTATTTATAAAACTAGAGTTGCTTTGTCAAGCTTTTTTAATGTGAAAGACCCTTCTCGCGTTGTCCTCACTTCAAATGCAACAGAAAGTTTAAATATCGCCATTCAAGGTTTACTTAAACCAGGTGACCATTGTATTTCTACCACTGTTGAGCACAATAGCGTTTTGCGCCCTCTCTATCATATGGAAAGCTGTGGGGTAGAGCTTACATTAATTCCTGCAGATCAAAAAGGATGCATTTCAATAAATGATATCGAATCAGCCATTTCATCAAAAACTAAGGCAATTGTAATAAATCATTCTTCTAATGTTACGGGTAATGTGACAGACATTGAATCAATAGGAAGACTGTGCCATAAACATAAGCTTTTGTTTATATTAGATGCTTCTCAAACAGCGGGTATCATTCCCATTGATATGCAGAACAATAATATATCCGCCCTTTGTTGTTCTGGCCACAAGAGCTTGCTTGGACCACAGGGTACCGGTGTACTTTGCCTAGCAAAAGGAGTAAGTCCTACTCCCCTACTATTTGGGGGTACTGGTGTAGATAGTTTTTCTGAAAAAATGCCTGATAAACTTCCAACATCCCTCGAAGCAGGAACATTAAACACCCACAGTTTTGCAGGGCTTTTAGCCTCAATAAACTATATCGTTCATTACGAACAAATTAATATTTATAATAAAGCAAATGATTTTGCACAATATTTTATTGAAAAAGCATCTTGTATACCTGGTATAACGATGTATGGTGATTTTAACGCACTCGTTAGAACTCCAGTGGTTTCTCTAAATATTAGGGATACTGATTCTGGAATAATATCCGATGAATTATATGATCGTTATGGAGTAGCTACAAGAGCTGGTATGCATTGTGCACCAGGAGTTCATGAAGTATTTAATACAGTAAATCAAGGTATGGTTCGATTTAGCTTTTCACATTTTAATACAATTGAAGAAGTAGAGGCTGCAATAGACGCATTAAGAATGATTGAGGAGGGAATACTGTGA
- a CDS encoding rubredoxin-like domain-containing protein, whose amino-acid sequence MKKLFKCSVCGYVHEGDSAPEECPKCHVGAEKFEELAKEAADKIYSSDKTNGIHIEIITLAEKIIKISQKGIDDNLDPKCVAAFTQAKDEAWVIKQRCKTELAGHMNAGKW is encoded by the coding sequence ATGAAAAAGCTATTTAAATGCAGTGTTTGCGGATATGTTCATGAGGGAGATAGTGCTCCAGAAGAGTGCCCTAAATGTCATGTTGGCGCAGAGAAGTTCGAGGAGCTAGCGAAAGAGGCAGCTGATAAAATCTATAGCTCGGATAAAACCAATGGAATTCATATAGAAATCATTACTCTAGCAGAAAAAATAATTAAAATTTCCCAAAAAGGCATTGATGATAATCTAGATCCTAAGTGCGTGGCAGCCTTTACTCAAGCAAAAGATGAAGCCTGGGTAATCAAACAGAGATGCAAGACGGAACTTGCAGGACATATGAATGCAGGTAAGTGGTAA
- the yqeC gene encoding selenium cofactor biosynthesis protein YqeC, whose protein sequence is MKTLKEIFNLHKGDIVSIVGTGGKTTLLYQLAKELKNDYNVLLTTSTKIIKPLKGTCDFLYTNIEDYHMNHKVNKSSSITVISKGIILEKNKLIGIDDNDLESVAHDFDMVIIEADGSKSLPLKGWKNHEPVILEKTTKTIGIIPVKVLDKNINEDMIYGFEEFQKFSKEKKIIDNQLIGRICSDCNGIFKNSKKELYLYINQVDSAEDLIRAISLSNYLRDNIIGKPFYFRICIGSSVNGIYYEFN, encoded by the coding sequence ATGAAAACATTAAAGGAAATATTTAATTTACACAAGGGCGATATTGTATCAATTGTTGGTACAGGTGGAAAGACTACTTTACTATATCAATTAGCTAAAGAGTTAAAAAATGATTATAATGTATTATTGACCACAAGTACTAAAATAATCAAACCCTTGAAAGGTACTTGTGATTTTCTTTATACGAACATAGAAGATTATCATATGAATCATAAAGTGAACAAAAGTAGTAGTATTACAGTAATTTCTAAGGGTATTATTTTAGAAAAAAATAAGCTCATTGGAATTGACGATAATGATCTAGAATCCGTAGCTCATGATTTTGATATGGTCATTATAGAAGCCGATGGATCCAAAAGCTTGCCATTAAAGGGATGGAAAAATCATGAACCTGTAATATTAGAAAAAACGACAAAAACCATAGGTATTATCCCTGTAAAAGTTCTAGATAAAAACATTAATGAGGATATGATTTATGGTTTCGAAGAATTTCAGAAATTTTCTAAAGAGAAGAAAATTATAGATAATCAATTAATTGGGAGAATTTGTTCTGATTGTAATGGGATATTTAAAAATTCTAAAAAAGAATTATACCTTTATATCAATCAAGTAGATTCTGCGGAGGATTTAATAAGAGCAATAAGCTTATCAAATTATTTAAGAGACAATATCATAGGTAAACCTTTTTATTTCAGGATATGTATTGGTTCATCAGTAAATGGTATATATTATGAGTTTAATTGA
- the yqeB gene encoding selenium-dependent molybdenum cofactor biosynthesis protein YqeB has product MKKSHLIVVRGAGDMATGTIQKLMRSGFPVICTEISKPSAIRRYVALSEAVYEKSWTVEDITAVHVKSVSEAWIAVESGKVPIIVDPNCNILNEVKPMAVVDAILAKKNLGMKRGIAPITIALGPGFTAGVDADMVVETMRGHNLGRIIMEDSAMPNTGIPGIISGFGKERVIHASSAGTIHNVKKIGDTVIKGETIATIDRQPVLASLDGILRGLIRDGYEVTKGFKIADIDPRNEVKSNCFTISDKARCIGGSVLEGILMLHKKAPRAL; this is encoded by the coding sequence ATGAAAAAGAGCCATTTAATTGTAGTCAGAGGCGCAGGTGATATGGCAACAGGAACAATTCAAAAATTAATGAGATCTGGATTTCCTGTCATATGTACAGAAATATCCAAACCATCAGCCATACGGAGATATGTTGCCCTAAGTGAAGCAGTATATGAAAAATCATGGACTGTTGAAGATATTACTGCTGTTCATGTCAAATCTGTCTCTGAAGCTTGGATTGCAGTAGAAAGTGGGAAGGTTCCAATAATTGTAGACCCTAATTGCAATATACTTAATGAAGTAAAACCCATGGCTGTAGTAGATGCTATATTAGCTAAAAAGAATCTAGGTATGAAAAGGGGCATTGCACCAATAACAATAGCTCTTGGACCGGGTTTTACTGCAGGTGTGGACGCAGATATGGTCGTTGAAACCATGAGAGGACATAATTTAGGTAGAATCATTATGGAAGATTCAGCCATGCCTAACACTGGTATACCTGGTATTATTAGCGGATTTGGAAAAGAAAGAGTAATTCATGCTTCTTCGGCAGGTACAATTCATAATGTGAAGAAAATCGGTGATACAGTGATAAAAGGTGAAACAATTGCAACAATTGATCGACAGCCCGTTTTAGCATCATTAGATGGAATCTTGAGAGGGTTAATCAGAGATGGGTACGAAGTAACAAAAGGATTTAAAATTGCTGATATCGACCCTAGAAATGAAGTAAAATCTAATTGCTTCACTATTTCCGATAAGGCAAGATGCATTGGTGGATCTGTATTGGAAGGGATTCTAATGTTACACAAGAAAGCGCCTAGGGCACTTTAG
- a CDS encoding DUF3189 family protein, whose amino-acid sequence MIVIYHDFGGAHTSCVCANIHANILPSDKVPNKEDIMNLPTFDKITKEQYGHLLYIGTDEFGAKVYTLCRKQKQKFVLPAISDMYVIFNGDMNGFFLANTSPTVNNLMRLGGFSSRGLGLVSFGRPIAAKGILKNYSELVNLVQTTKDNMKKYIET is encoded by the coding sequence ATGATTGTAATTTATCATGATTTCGGTGGTGCTCATACTTCTTGCGTTTGTGCTAATATTCATGCAAATATACTCCCTTCTGACAAAGTTCCCAATAAAGAAGATATTATGAACTTACCAACTTTTGATAAAATAACGAAAGAGCAATATGGTCATTTACTGTATATAGGTACTGATGAATTTGGTGCCAAGGTATATACCTTATGCAGAAAGCAAAAGCAAAAATTTGTATTACCTGCAATCTCCGATATGTATGTAATTTTTAATGGAGATATGAATGGGTTTTTCCTTGCAAATACTTCCCCTACTGTAAATAACTTAATGAGACTTGGCGGCTTTAGTTCAAGGGGTCTTGGATTAGTTTCATTTGGAAGGCCTATTGCTGCAAAAGGGATACTTAAAAATTACTCTGAGCTAGTAAATTTAGTTCAAACAACAAAAGACAATATGAAAAAATACATAGAAACGTAG
- a CDS encoding DUF3343 domain-containing protein yields MRPKELQCIVTFNTTTEAIAFEETAKKCGLEGRLIPVPVVITSTCGLAWRENINNRAMVEDILEKHKIGYGKIYKLEI; encoded by the coding sequence GTGAGACCAAAAGAGTTACAATGCATTGTCACATTCAATACAACAACAGAGGCAATTGCATTTGAAGAAACGGCTAAAAAATGTGGCCTTGAGGGAAGATTAATTCCTGTGCCTGTAGTGATTACTTCAACTTGCGGTCTTGCTTGGCGTGAAAATATAAATAACAGGGCAATGGTGGAAGATATTCTAGAAAAACATAAAATAGGTTATGGTAAAATCTATAAATTGGAAATATGA
- the selD gene encoding selenide, water dikinase SelD produces the protein MQNEIEFCKGGGCTAKLGPEILSSVLDKLPTRKDANLLVGFDRSDDAAVYRLADNLAIVQTLDFFPPMIDDPYIFGQIAAANALSDIYAMGGEVKVALNIVCFPEKMDLNILGKIMQGGNEKVDEAGGILAGGHSINGEGVKYGLSVTGIIDPNKIYKNNGCQEGDLLLLTKPLGVGIVCTAHRVGKSSKEAINLAIESMTTLNKYAAEIIQKYDVHACTDVTGFSLLGHLNEMIGNNFGADLDSLQIPYIPEALHYANEFFITAAAQKNRNHLASKVEFFNIPFALEEILFDPQTSGGLLISLPPEHAKKALHEIEKLGLPCSIVGRVTKKHNNIIVR, from the coding sequence ATGCAGAACGAAATTGAATTTTGTAAAGGCGGAGGTTGTACAGCCAAATTAGGACCAGAAATTTTGTCTTCGGTTTTAGACAAACTCCCTACAAGGAAAGATGCGAACTTACTTGTAGGTTTTGACCGTTCAGATGACGCTGCTGTTTACAGGCTGGCTGATAACTTAGCGATTGTACAAACACTAGATTTTTTTCCTCCGATGATTGACGATCCGTATATATTTGGTCAAATAGCGGCGGCTAATGCACTATCTGATATATACGCAATGGGCGGTGAGGTGAAAGTTGCATTGAACATTGTCTGCTTCCCTGAAAAAATGGACTTGAATATATTGGGGAAAATTATGCAGGGTGGGAATGAGAAAGTAGATGAAGCTGGCGGTATCTTAGCGGGAGGTCACTCTATAAATGGCGAAGGTGTAAAATATGGTCTTTCTGTGACAGGCATCATCGATCCAAATAAGATATACAAAAATAATGGATGCCAAGAAGGCGATCTGCTTTTGTTGACAAAACCACTAGGTGTAGGTATTGTCTGTACAGCTCATAGAGTAGGTAAAAGCTCTAAAGAAGCCATAAATTTAGCCATAGAATCTATGACAACGCTTAATAAATACGCTGCAGAAATTATTCAAAAGTATGATGTTCATGCTTGTACAGATGTTACAGGTTTTAGCTTATTAGGACATTTAAATGAAATGATAGGAAATAATTTTGGTGCAGATTTAGACAGTTTGCAAATCCCCTATATTCCGGAAGCCTTGCATTATGCCAATGAGTTTTTTATAACGGCAGCAGCTCAAAAAAATAGAAATCATTTGGCAAGCAAAGTAGAATTTTTCAATATTCCATTTGCATTGGAAGAAATCCTCTTTGATCCACAGACATCTGGAGGACTCCTGATAAGTTTACCACCTGAACATGCAAAAAAGGCATTACATGAAATAGAAAAATTAGGATTGCCTTGCAGTATAGTAGGCAGAGTCACAAAAAAACACAATAATATCATTGTAAGATAA